GTCCGCGAGAAAGCTGCCCAGCAGTCCGTAACACACGGCGCTGGGAGCAACATACATCGCGATATCGTTCCTGACCGTCTTCTGCTTTAGATGCGTGAAGGCACCAAAGAACGCTATGACCGCTATAGCCGCCAGCGATATCCCCTGCGCCGAATGCTGGTCCAGCCCCATCAGAAGCACCATCACCGGTATCAGCACCACGCCGCCGCCCACCCCCATTAGCCCTGACAGGAATCCGGCCACAAGGCCGCCGAGTATAAACCCGAAATACGCCGCTACGCCCAGGTCACGCTCTACAAGGGTCTCGGCCACCGTAGGGTGGGTTACAACCATGACGAATCCCACACAGATTATGAACAGCCCGAACAACCACTGCAGGCGCCTCTCCGGAACGCGCTTCATCAGCCTGGCCCCCAGCACAGCGCCCACGACACCGCCGGCGGCCAGCGCCATAAAAACATCCCACTGGATGTGGCCGTTCACGCCGTACATCACGGCGCTGGCCAGAGCCATAGGGAAAATCACGGCAAGAGATGTGCCATGGGCTTCATATTGAGGGACATACAGCACGGCGACGAGCAGGGGCACCAGGAAGACTCCCCCTCCGATGCCGGTGAGCCCTGCCAGAGTACCCACCGCCGCGCCGACTAGAATGCATGCCAGGGCTTTCTCTTTGGACATTAGTCTCGCCTTTGGATATTCACGGATGATAGCATACGAGTATATTCAAGTCAATCGAACTACAAAAAGTTTACAAACGACGCTGCCTAGCCATGACACGCTTGACAAATACTTGCCCTCAGTATTAGAGTATTACAACCTTTGTAAAAGGCGCGACCCGACAATAAGGATTGCGCCTGCAGTGTTAATATATAGGAGGACTGGTATGTCGCGGACAACGATGATGATTGTTGGAGCCTGCATCCTTATTGTGATTGTCGTGCTAGCATTGCGGTTTACTATCTGGGCTGATTAATAATTCGTCAAACT
The Dehalococcoidia bacterium genome window above contains:
- a CDS encoding sulfite exporter TauE/SafE family protein, with protein sequence MSKEKALACILVGAAVGTLAGLTGIGGGVFLVPLLVAVLYVPQYEAHGTSLAVIFPMALASAVMYGVNGHIQWDVFMALAAGGVVGAVLGARLMKRVPERRLQWLFGLFIICVGFVMVVTHPTVAETLVERDLGVAAYFGFILGGLVAGFLSGLMGVGGGVVLIPVMVLLMGLDQHSAQGISLAAIAVIAFFGAFTHLKQKTVRNDIAMYVAPSAVCYGLLGSFLADRIDANILRDMVGVIIIITGVLAVFRDWRAGGFAS